Genomic DNA from Methanosarcina sp. MTP4:
GGACAGTTTTCAAATCAAACTCGCCAGAAGTAAAACAATACTGTATTCCATGTCATTTTCACTGCCTCTGTGACCTGCTGCCCGTCCCCATCACCAGGACCGTGGACCCAGAGACCCGCATCGAAAACCGCGACTTTTCCCGGCAGATGGACCGGGACTTCAACTTCCTGGACGACCGGGCAGACTCCGAGCCTGAAAAAAGATCCCACCGCCCGATTGACAAAATTATTGCACGAACCTTTTCCTATATCCCGAGTGTCAGCTAGCGGCGAACGAGGCTGTGAGCATGACCAGGAAGACGATGTTGACAATCACATGAGCAATCATGGATACGTAGATGCTCCGTTTTTGCCACGCGACTAGAGCCAAGGGCAGGAACCCGACGGCTATCTGAGGCCACCGCCACGGCGACCACACATGATATATGCTGAACAGGAGGGTGTTGAGAATCGGCGCCCATATGCCATAGCGGTCAATCCGTGGGAGAAGATAGCCGCGGAAGTACAGTTCCTCGGTCATTGGACCGACCAGGCCATTGAACACAAATGCTATGACTAAGAACGCTGCGAAAACGCCCGCAGAAGGTGAATCGCCCTCCGCATTCGTCTGCGAAAACTGCAGTATCGAATCGGGCAACCACGAGGGCAACCAAT
This window encodes:
- a CDS encoding CPBP family intramembrane glutamic endopeptidase, which produces MSENERKTIEHSHTPQHPLWLSVVLSLFPGVALGTFIVGTTPVLKGWGLDPIFALFGGIGLVIVPLELGCLAIASRRIIGSWSPLAVTDYRSKLPPGQLLPMAIGLAIWFIFTLIVWILLLEGWVIDWLPSWLPDSILQFSQTNAEGDSPSAGVFAAFLVIAFVFNGLVGPMTEELYFRGYLLPRIDRYGIWAPILNTLLFSIYHVWSPWRWPQIAVGFLPLALVAWQKRSIYVSMIAHVIVNIVFLVMLTASFAAS